A DNA window from Grus americana isolate bGruAme1 chromosome 27, bGruAme1.mat, whole genome shotgun sequence contains the following coding sequences:
- the ATP4A gene encoding potassium-transporting ATPase alpha chain 1 produces MGKEESYELGPRGKAPAPAPKGRGRRKQEKLEDMKKEMDVDDHKLDVNDLELKYSTSITKGLVEAVAAERLLRDGPNELRPPRGTPECVKFGRQLAGGLQCLMWVAAAICLIAYGVQEGEGDRGSSDNLYLAIALIAVVVVTGCFGYYQEFKSTNIIASFKNLVPQQATVIREGDKLQINANELVVGDLVEIKGGDRVPADIRIISAQGCKVDNSSLTGESEPQTRSPECTHDSPLETRNIAFFSTMCLEGTAMGLVINTGDRTIIGRIASLASGVENEKTPIAIEIEHFVDIIAGLAIFFGATFFVVAMVIGYPFLRAMVFFMAIVVAYVPEGLLATVTVCLSLTAKRLARKNCVVKNLEAVETLGSTSVICSDKTGTLTQNRMTVAHLWFDNQIHTADTTEDQSGQSFDQSSETWTMLSRVITLCNRAQFKPGQDNIPVAKREVIGDASETALLKFAEVTVGTVAEARGRFPKVAELPFNSTNKFQLSVHEAGERQLLVLKGAPERVLERCSTVLLKGQELALDTQWREAFEGAYAELGGRGERVLGFCARWLPAGTVAAGTDPEALPEVAVGLCFAGLVSMIDPPRATVPQAVLKCRTAGIRVIMVTGDHPITAKAIAAAVGIISEGSETPEEVAARLRLPLERVDPRQARARVVTGAELAAMTPGALEGLLRAHPEMVFARTSPQQKLVIVESCQRLGAIVAVTGDGVNDSPALKKADIGVAMGIAGSDAAKNAADMILLDDNFASIVTGVEQGRLIFDNLKKSIAYTLTKNIPELTPYLIYITASVPLPLGCITILFIELCTDIFPSVSLAYERAESDIMHLKPRNPRRDRLVNEPLAAYSYFQIGAIQSFAGFTDYFVAMAQEGWWPLLCLGLRPRWEDTHEQELQDSYGQQWTFEQRRYQQYTCYTVFFISIEMCQIADVLIRKTRRLSLLQQGLFRNRILVIAIVFQVSIGCFLCYCPGMPNVFNFMPIRFQWWFVPMPFGLLILVYDEIRKLGVRRHPGSWWDRELYY; encoded by the exons atggggaaggag GAGAGCTATGAGTTGGGGCCACGGGGCaaggccccggccccggccccaaAGGGTCGTGGCCGCCGCAagcaggagaagctggaggaCATGAAGAAGGAGATGGACGTG GATGACCACAAGCTCGACGTGAACGACCTGGAGCTCAAGTACAGCACCAGCATCACCAAG GGCCTGGTGGAGGCGGTGGCAGCCGAGCGGCTGCTGCGGGATGGCCCCAACGAGCTCCGCCCCCCCCGGGGGACCCCTGAGTGTGTCAAGTTTGGGCGACAGTTGGCCGGGGGTCTCCAGTGCCTGATGTGGGTGGCGGCAGCCATTTGCCTCATCGCCTACGGCGTGCAGGAGGGGGAGGGTGACCGCGGCAGCTCCGACAAC ctGTACCTTGCCATCGCCCTCATCGCCGTCGTCGTCGTCACCGGTTGCTTCGGCTACTACCAGGAGTTCAAGAGCACCAACATCATCGCCAGCTTCAAGAACCTCGTTCCTCAG CAAGCCACCGTGATCCGAGAAGGGGACAAGCTGCAGATCAACGCCAACGAGTTGGTGGTCGGTGACCTGGTGGAGATCAAAGGAGGGGACCGAGTTCCTGCAGATATCCGCATCATCTCAGCTCAAGGTTGCAAG GTGGACAACTCATCATTGACGGGGGAGTCGGAGCCCCAGACGCGGTCACCCGAGTGCACCCATGACTCACCCTTGGAGACCCGCAACATTGCCTTCTTCTCCACCATGTGCCTAGAAG GGACGGCCATGGGGTTGGTGATCAACACGGGTGACCGGACCATCATCGGGCGTATCGCCAGCTTAGCCTCTGGGGTGGAGAACGAGAAGACGCCCATCGCCATCGAGATCGAGCACTTCGTTGACATCATCGCCGGCCTCGCCATCTTCTTCGGCGCCACTTTCTTTGTGGTGGCCATGGTCATCGGCTACCCCTTCCTCCGCGCCATGGTCTTCTTCATGGCCATCGTCGTGGCCTATGTCCCTGAGGGGCTGCTGGCCACTGTCACG GTTTGCCTCTCGTTGACGGCGAAGAGGTTGGCGCGAAAGAACTGTGTGGTGAAGAACCTGGAAGCAGTGGAGACATTGGGTTCCACCTCGGTCATCTGCTCTGACAAGACGGGGACCCTCACCCAGAACCGGATGACAGTGGCGCATCTCTGGTTCGACAACCAGATCCATACAGCCGACACTACCGAGGACCAATCGG GTCAGAGCTTCGACCAATCGTCGGAGACGTGGACCATGCTGAGCCGCGTCATCACCCTCTGCAATAGGGCTCAGTTCAAGCCGGGACAAGACAACATCCCCGTGGCCAAG CGTGAGGTCATCGGTGATGCTTCGGAGACGGCGCTGCTGAAGTTCGCGGAGGTGACGGTGGGGACGGTGGCGGAGGCGCGGGGACGGTTCCCCAAGGTGGCCGAGCTGCCCTTCAACTCCACCAACAAGTTCCAG CTGTCAGTCCACGAGGCAGGAGAACGTCAACTCCTGGTGCTGAAAGGTGCCCCCGAGCGGGTGCTGGAGAGGTGCAGCACCGTGCTGCTGAAGGGACAGGAGCTGGCCCTGGACACCCAATGGCGGGAGGCCTTCGAAGGGGCCTATGCCGAGTTGGGGGGGCGTGGGGAGAGGGTGTTGG GGTTCTGCGCTCGCTGGCTGCCGGCGGGGACGGTGGCAGCGGGGACGGACCCCGAGGCATTGCCGGAGGTGGCCGTGGGACTCTGCTTCGCCGGGCTGGTGTCCATGATCGACCCACCCAGGGCCACCGTTCCCCAGGCCGTGCTCAAGTGTCGCACGGCTGGTATCAGG GTCATCATGGTGACCGGGGACCACCCCATCACGGCCAAGGCCATCGCGGCGGCCGTTGGCATCATCTCAGAGGGCAGCGAGACCCCCGAGGAGGTGGCAGCTCGTCTACGCCTGCCCCTTGAGCGGGTGGACCCCAG gcaggcacGGGCGCGGGTGGTGACAGGGGCGGAGCTGGCGGCCATGACACCGGGGGCTCTGGAGGGTCTTCTACGCGCCCACCCCGAGATGGTCTTCGCCCGGACATCACCTCAGCAGAAACTTGTCATCGTGGAGAGCTGCCAGCGGCTg ggcGCCATCGTGGCGGTGACAGGAGACGGGGTGAACGACTCTCCGGCGCTGAAGAAGGCCGACATCGGGGTGGCCATGGGCATCGCCGGCTCCGATGCCGCCAAGAACGCGGCTGACATGATCCTCCTCGATGACAACTTCGCCTCCATCGTCACCGGCGTGGAGCAAg GCCGCTTGATCTTTGACAACCTGAAGAAATCCATCGCCTACACCTTGACCAAGAACATCCCCGAGTTGACGCCCTACCTCATCTACATCACGGCCAGCGTCCCCCTGCCCTTGGGCTGCATCACCATCCTCTTCATCGAGCTCTGCACTGACATC TTCCCCTCGGTCTCCTTGGCCTATGAGAGGGCGGAGAGTGACATCATGCACCTGAAGCCCCGCAACCCTCGACGCGACCGGTTGGTCAACGAACCCTTGGCAGCTTATTCTTACTTCCAGATCG GCGCCATCCAATCCTTCGCCGGCTTCACCGACTACTTCGTGGCGATGGCGCAGGAGGGTTGGTGGCCCCTGCTCTGCTTGGGGCTGCGCCCGCGTTGGGAAGACACCCAcgagcaggagctgcaggacagCTACGGCCAACAATGG ACCTTCGAGCAGCGCCGCTACCAGCAGTACACCTGCTACACCGTCTTCTTCATCAGCATCGAGATGTGCCAGATCGCCGACGTCCTCATCCGCAAGACCCGGCGCCTCTCCCTCCTGCAACAGGGCCTCTTCCG GAACCGGATCCTGGTGATCGCCATCGTGTTCCAGGTGTCCATCGGCTGCTTCCTCTGCTACTGCCCCGGCATGCCCAACGTCTTCAACTTCATGCCCATCCG gttCCAGTGGTGGTTCGTGCCGATGCCCTTCGGCCTCCTCATCCTCGTCTACGACGAAATCCGGAAACTGGGAGTGAGGAGGCACCCAGGAA gttgGTGGGACCGAGAGCTCTACTACTGA